The Pantoea alfalfae genome includes a region encoding these proteins:
- a CDS encoding thiazole synthase, which yields MFYQFAPQSRFLLGTAGYPSPDILHQAIDASGAEIITVSLRREGSEGGAFRTLLQQLNKRILPNTAGCHTVKEAVTTAQMARELFDTPWIKLEVIGHADTLQPDPFALVEAARILCADGFQVFPYTTEDLIVGEKLLEAGCEVLMPWGAPIGSGQGLRNIEGLRAMRAWFKGVPLIIDAGIGAPGQAAQAMEMGFDGVLLNTAVAKARDPVRMAGAFAAAIHGGYEAFQAGLMEQRDMASASTPIFGLAQFS from the coding sequence ATGTTCTATCAATTTGCCCCGCAATCACGCTTTCTGCTCGGCACCGCCGGCTATCCGTCACCGGACATTCTGCATCAGGCGATCGATGCATCCGGTGCGGAGATCATTACCGTCAGTCTGCGTCGTGAAGGCAGCGAAGGCGGTGCCTTTCGCACGCTGTTGCAGCAGCTCAATAAACGGATTCTGCCGAATACCGCAGGCTGCCACACGGTGAAAGAGGCGGTGACGACGGCGCAGATGGCGCGTGAACTGTTCGACACGCCCTGGATTAAGCTGGAAGTGATTGGTCATGCCGACACGCTGCAGCCAGATCCCTTTGCGTTGGTTGAAGCGGCCCGAATCCTCTGTGCTGATGGCTTTCAGGTCTTTCCCTACACTACCGAAGATCTGATCGTTGGCGAGAAACTGCTGGAAGCGGGTTGTGAAGTGCTGATGCCCTGGGGGGCGCCGATTGGTTCCGGCCAGGGGCTGCGCAATATAGAGGGACTACGCGCCATGCGTGCGTGGTTTAAAGGTGTGCCGCTGATTATTGATGCGGGCATCGGTGCGCCAGGCCAGGCGGCACAGGCGATGGAAATGGGTTTTGATGGCGTGCTGCTTAACACGGCGGTAGCGAAAGCACGCGATCCGGTGCGCATGGCGGGTGCCTTTGCCGCCGCGATCCACGGCGGGTACGAGGCGTTTCAGGCAGGATTGATGGAGCAACGCGACATGGCGTCAGCTTCTACGCCCATTTTTGGTCTGGCACAGTTCAGTTAA